In Peromyscus eremicus chromosome X, PerEre_H2_v1, whole genome shotgun sequence, the sequence GCACACACCACAAGTGGCGCTCCAGTATAGATGAAACTGCTGGCTTGTGTATTCCCTTTGGCAATATCTGCAACCCACCTGGGTTGTGTAGGGCCAGCTGCCTAGCCCCACCCAGCCAGGGATTCTTGGCTGCCCAGGTGGCTATAAAagcaagacaccccccccccctttgcttCTTTCCTGACAGGTGGTTTCAGCAAATTCCAGGCCGAGTGTCCTCACCTTTGTGAAACCAGCTTCAGTGGTCATGCTGGCTCAAGCCTGGCCCCCGTGCCTAGCTCAGTGCCTGTGGTGGGGCTAGGTAACTTGTGCTTGGGCTCTGATATCTCCGATGTAGAGTCTGAGGCTGACCGCGACTCCATGAGCTATGGCGTAGATTCGGAGAGCACCACGTCCCCTCCAACTGGGCTGCTACCACCCTTCCCAGTCCAGATCTTGCCCAATCTCTACCTAGGCAGTGCCCGAGATTCAGCCAACTTGGAGAGCCTGGCTAAGCTTGGCATCCGCTATATTCTCAATGTCACCCCCAATCTCCCTAACCTTTTTGAGAAGAATGGTGACTTCCACTACAAGCAGATCCCCATCTCTGACCACTGGAGCCAGAATCTGTCCCAGTTCTTTCCGGAGGCCATTGCATTCATTGGTGAGTCCTCCCTAtcctccctgccttctctctctaCCTGACTCACCTACCAGACTGCTCCTTACCCTCTCCTGTAAGGGAATTCTTGCCCAGCTTAGCTACCATCCCAGAGCCCACAAGACACTTGGGGAGGTGGGAGtagagctcaggtcagctgccAGTGAAACCTCCCAGATATGGGCAAAGTGGGGTGGAGAGACTGTGATAGTACCCCCCAAAATTCACTTGGATTTGGCCTCACTCACGCTGACCTTTGACTGGGGGGATGTTTCTGTACTGCTTTACCTAGATGAGGCCTTGTCCCAGAACTGTGGGGTGCTCGTCCATTGCCTGGCAGGGGTCAGCCGCTCTGTCACCGTCACCGTGGCCTACCTCATGCAGAAGCTCCACCTCTCACTCAACGATGCCTACGACTTGGTCAAGCAGAAGAAGTCTAACATCTCGCCCAACTTCAACTTCATGGGGCAGCTGCTAGACTTTGAGCGCAGCCTGCGCCTGGAGGAGAGGCGCTCTGGGGGGCAGGGCAGTGGGGGACCAGAGTCCACTGTCTCAGACCCACCTTCTTTCTTTACTACGCCTACCAGCGATGGGGTCTTTGAGCTGGACCCCACATAAAACCATGTGGGGCTGCTGGGCTGGTCCCTACCCATGACCCCATGTATTAGCAGGGATGGGATGCAGCCataagtggggagggggagggggaggggaagctcAATACCTCACTTGGGGGTGATGGAGCAAGGCAGGAACAGAGCAGAGACCTGCCCTACCCCGTATTCTATTCCACGTGCCTATGGGTGGGCCCATGCCTACAAGCCTGACCCGCACCGCTTTAGGGCAGGACCATGCTCCAGAACCTGCCTCTTCTGCGACTGTTACTTTATTCTTTCGGGGTGGGAGTGGGGCTTCCTATCCAAGAGATCATTCCAGattgctgcctgctgcctgggcTCTGTCCCTTcttgctgtttcctcttcagGAAGAGTGTATCACACTTTGCCACAGGGATCTGCTCATAGTTCCTTCCCTGTGCCCAAATGGCCACCTGTGGTAAAAGGCCTCACAACTTTCACTGGTGTagtctccttcctgcctctctgacTAGGACTTAGACGTCTTGGGGCTCCAGGGTGTGGACTCAGAGACGCAATGGCTGCTGCATCCACAGGGACAGCCTCTCTGGGTGGCTTTTTGCTGGGCAGTGTCTCATGGGAGGGCAAGGGCCTGGGAGCCAATAGGCAGAATCCCAGCCACACATCTGGTGCCCTGActgtttccttcctcctcccccagatGTCTTGACAGGATCACTGAGACTCTTTGTGACTGAGGGTGGTCAAACTGCCACCGGAGGAGATGGGGTCTCAGAGTGGGAGCTGAGGTGGGGGGGAGAGAAGGATGAAGGCCTCAATTTTGCTGCTGTGTGTCTCACACAGCCAGTTTTGGTTTGGGGGGCAGGGAAAGGGCTAAGCTGCAGATACACACATGGTCATTCATTGCAGTCCACATGCCTTTGTAaacagtgtgtatgtatgtatgtgtgtgagtgttcacacatgcacactagcCTACTCACACATTCAGCCTGGGGCTGGCAGTACCTGAGGCAGCAGGAACATCTTGTCTTTGGACCTGGAGAAGGTTGTGCTTGTTTTTGTAATCCACTTCATAATTGCTTTCTTTAATTGTTCCTCCTGAATAAACAGTTTATTTAAGATACTGAACAGTACTGCTTCTTGGGCtccttggggaaggaagggagaggaaagggaaatgtGCCCTTCACCCATCATCATTTCCCATCTGTGTACACTGCCTGTTGGCTACCTGGTCACTCAAACCCATTTGAACTCCTATTACAGCACACACTTCAGGGAGTGGGGTACAATAAGCCAAACATGAAGAAGCTGCATGTTTGGAGGGGAATGAGATGCAATGTGTGGGCCAGTCCCACAATTAGAGAAGGGAATCAAATATCCCAAATCAGTAATGAAGTTGCAGTGAGCTCCAAGCCCTGAGGAACAGTAGGCTGTCTATTATGCTGAGGGTGACCAGGACTTCAACAGGGAAAGGACATGAGCTGGATGTATCATACAGTGTGGAATCTAGGCTGCAAAAGCCCAGGCAAGGTCAGGGAGAACCCTGGGAGAGGTGTTCACTGGGCCATCTGAAATGTTACGTAGAGCTTACATCACTGCATTGTCTTAAGTTTTAGGTGGGGCTCTTCCGCTCAACACTGCCAGTGCATTCTCCACACTACAGCTGGCAGGACTAGAAAGCTGTTTCCAAAGCTTAgagcagaagggaagaaagagcaaCAGAGTATGTATAGGGGAGAAAGTAATGGAAGCTGAATTGTTTTAGTCAGGTTTCCAGTCAGCACAGGAATACCTGAGGCAATATGCTTGCAGAGAGAAAAGACTGATTTTTGGCTCACATTTCAGAGTTCTGGGCCATGGCTTGTTGGCCCCTTCACTCTAGGCAGCACCTAATGGTGGGGGTGTGTAATGAAACATGATTGGACACTTCATGatcaagagagaaaagagaagaaaagggagggactGGGGTCCCCCAAGACCCTTCAAGAACACACCTCAAACTAAAGACATACCCCTTCCCCCTAAGCTCCACTTCCAGTAGCACTACCTAAGGGACTAAGCTCTTAAACATGGCCTTTTGAGAGACATTCAAGATCCCAACTGCAGCAATGGACTTAGGAACAAGATGTTTAGGTAGCACTCCCAGTCCAAAAGTCCTAAAATGTGGGTGAAATTTAAAATCCTGTGACCAGATGGCTGAGCTGgtgaaaaaataagagaaaggttctgagggggaaaaaaagtgagGACCTTCCAGCCCAAAACTGCCTGGGGCATGGCCTTGGACTAGGAGCCAGGAGCCTCCACAGGAATGTAGCTTCCCATACCTGTTGGTGTATAAAACTGAtaacacctttctttctttctttctggcagggtcacatgtagcccaggctggcttcaaattcactgaATTCATTGTAAGGCTGAGGAtgtctttgaattcctgatcttctcaCTTCCACCTCCCAAGACCAGAATCCCAGGCAAAGTGTTGTTCTAAGTCATTaaatttaaatcccagcacttgggaggcagaggcaagtggatctctgaattccaggccagcctggtctacaaagcgagttccaggagaggcaaggctacacagagaccctgtcttgaattAAAAAAGATGGTAGTTTGTGACAGCAGCAAACAAATGCAATAGATGACCTTGAAAAATACCCCTACAGAAACAAATGAGGATGCATGCTTATCTTGAACTTAGATTTGGGTCAAAgtggaatgaaaagaaaatgtcaccTCCTAAGAATTTCTTGCCACAAGCTGAAAATGTCATTCAGAGTGGCCTAGGTGTGAAGTCATGTATGTTCCCTAGCATATCTCTGGGAAGAACACAGGTAGGGATGGGGCTGCTGGGAAGCTCTGGACATGTCTTGAAAGTACATCTGGACTTCAATTATGATGGCCCAGTAAAAATAGCACAGTTGGACCTGGAGAGGTGCCTCAGTGGTTACTCTTGTAAAGGACCAGGgttgggttcctagcacccaaatggTGACTTACAACAATCtgtaaatctagttccaaggaatttggtgccctcttttggcctccacaggcactgcacatatgtggtgcatagacatacatgcaggcaaactattcaaaaaataaaataaaattttaaaatcaatctttaaaaaagcaAAGTTTAAGCTGAGTGTAGAGGCACACAACTGCAATTCTGACACTGGGAGAAGAGgtcaggaggattaggagttcaaggccagcttatgACTTGTCAAAGAACTACTGGCCACTAAGGAATGCAGAGaatagaagaaatagtcttccccagggaagagcacatcaattggctAACCAAtacaaaatggtcagccctaaaaacatatatacaagtaacattatacagactgagcagattatatttagaaatatgtgtattatgtatgtgtgtgtgtgtgtgtgtaacaacaattaatacaaaaagaagccatgaacttGTAAGAGAGCAAGGAGTGGCTTATgaaagggtttggaggaaggaaagggaagggggaaattatgtaattataatctcaaaaaacagaagaaataatttttaaaagacaatggcTGAAAATTTTCCACTGTAGAAAGACTCTGTGGGGGAGTTGCTAAATATCCCCAGTCTCTGTCTTCCCCTTTAcccttttataaattaaaatacccAAAGGTCAACAGAGTATAAACATCCCAAGTAGAGATTTCATTTTCTGTCCTCCCTTGTGCCAACTGTGGTCTTGTTCTGGTAGCACCTTagcattatgtgtatgtgtgtgtgttcttttctttgCAGATGCACATATAGGGCAGAGAACCACCTCGGATGTCAATAATTCCTGAAGCATTGTCCACcatgctttttgagacaggatttctctctgacttggagctcaccaagtaggatAGTCTGACTACCCAGTAAGCCCCAGCAGtatgcctatctctgcctccccaggtctGGATTTACAGcatgagctatcacacccagctttttaatgTGGATTTGGCAgtattgaactcaagaccttctggttgcaaggcaagcactttactgactgagccatcttcccagtccatcattttagcattttatttatttattttagtttttttgagacagggtttgtctatgtatccttggctgtcccgCAACTCACTCtacagatcaggctggtctcaaactcagagagatcctcctgcctctgcctcccaagtacagggatttgctgtgggatggtctgtatgtcaagtgtgttgctgattggtcaataaataaaacactgattggccagtggccaggcaggaagtgtaggcaggacaaggagagaggagaattctgggaagaggaaggctgagtcagagagacactaccagccgccaggatgacaaacagcatgtgaagatgccggtaagccacgagccatgtggcaaggtatagatttatagaaatggattaatttaagctgtaagaacagttagcaagaagcctgacacggccatacagtttgtaaccaatataagtctctgtgtttacttggttgggtctgagcggctgtgggactggcaggtgagagagatttgtcctgactgtgggccaggcaggaaaactcaagctacagggattaaaggcatgagccaccattgcctggcacaTTTTAGCATTTTAATCAGTTATTTAAAATTCACAGTCTGATAAAGCCAACCTTTATGCCCTATCTGATTCTGGTTCTGGTACCCATTTTGCCTCATCCTTTAGTATGCCTTGGAACTGTCTTGTTGAGAGTTGAATGTGATGTACCAGGGGAAAAGAATTACTATAATAGTCTTCTGTAATGTGGTAGTGAAGTAGCAGGGAGAGGCCATGTTCTATAGTGTGCTGTGTCTTGGGGAACCTGTGCCTCTGGCTTGTGCTTCTCAGATTCTGACTCCCTAAAGGTGAGGCAGGATGACCACAGGGGACTAGAACTGGGTACTCcctttccccacccacccacccacctctgccaTGAAGGCTCCAATAAAGCCCAGCAGGGCATACCCCACCTCAGTAGCTTCTCTTGGGGACAGAACTTGTTAAGAATAAAATGTTCTGGATACATTTTTTAATGCCTAGGTTCTTTTCCCCTGCCAGAAGCATGAGCGTGTTCTTTGTGTGAACCCTATTAGGTTTATGAAGAGAAAGTTCCAAAGAGCATGAAAATCTGCAAGTTTTAATTGTCTGGCCTTCCTATTTTGAGCCTCTGCAATTCAGCAATTTCCATGGAGCAGGTCTTCAATGGTCCTGGGTGGTTCAAGGGTTCCTTGGGTTCCTGTGTATGCCTGCTCCACTCCAACCTGGTGAGGATGGCTGATGGATTTGGAGGAGTGCTTCATTTTAAGCTGCTTTGATTTGTTTAGCATGGCAATGACTTCTCAGCTCTTTCTGCAATGGACCACACACTAGTTTCCTAGGGCAACTTCTAGAATGAATACAGAGTATATTTATTCCAGACTAGAAAAGGGAAACGTGAAATAATGAAGGGAAAAACCCTATTAATACAGAATTcaagatagaaataaaaaaacagaaacactggAATAAGTAGAAAACAGAACATAAGATGACCCCTAGGACAACATTAAGCATCCA encodes:
- the Dusp9 gene encoding dual specificity protein phosphatase 9, which encodes MESLGRSCLWLRQELSPPRPQLLLLDCRSRELYESARICGALSVALPALMLRRLRRGSLSVRSLLPGPPLQPPPPAPVLLYDQGSGRCRPEEAEAEAQEWEADSVLGILLQKLREEGYLAYYLQGGFSKFQAECPHLCETSFSGHAGSSLAPVPSSVPVVGLGNLCLGSDISDVESEADRDSMSYGVDSESTTSPPTGLLPPFPVQILPNLYLGSARDSANLESLAKLGIRYILNVTPNLPNLFEKNGDFHYKQIPISDHWSQNLSQFFPEAIAFIDEALSQNCGVLVHCLAGVSRSVTVTVAYLMQKLHLSLNDAYDLVKQKKSNISPNFNFMGQLLDFERSLRLEERRSGGQGSGGPESTVSDPPSFFTTPTSDGVFELDPT